A genome region from Gigantopelta aegis isolate Gae_Host chromosome 3, Gae_host_genome, whole genome shotgun sequence includes the following:
- the LOC121369238 gene encoding uncharacterized protein LOC121369238 yields the protein MDEIFGDTKMLNFGDVTWYDGFKLAIAENSAAGSLLSKSEVSSITSPFNETQRATLHKFLIRWNNTVAAWQNGSLSSMSSSADVMPYKKLNTQFSQYKQDSKTAKDRGYASIFDQFDNTKQVYDKDEKKKKGGDDGVCAKVRVRIVQELVLTRDAFNARLEIENGEDSALEDIRVTINIQATYGDGTAADNLFSIGSPKLSGLTGVDGTGSLGRGVSGSSEWLIIPYSTAAVKDDTLYDVGGRLSYTVAGSNFSVPLLPDTITVKPNPSLIVHYFHEKYVQGDDPMTKNITEPVVPFSLAVMISNGAYGTARQLKITSAQPEIIENEKGLLISFKIIGAQLGNKPITPSLSINFGDIESFETKTARWLLTSSLKGKFYNYSATFENINPLGDPQLSVLEKLDYHDLIHLVRIEHPDDDQLDDFLVNDVVDEDELPDALYDSSNGFYSTHVVVSQVVKFQFVKTETRQSSTYTTVDLSVSVSSNDSDVYGYTRVINNITQLPLVQVTRSDGKQILMERNAWLTSYYHDELYLHVFDFYRNISTNVIASYELVFGRRNMYSPIFKNQTYKYTLYLGDDTNEPMKVTATDKAGDKVSYEIESAVTYFTVDRETGLITETKDLQSEGLYTFTVIAVDNGIPPRTSSVNVSITVVKEEKTTLVSSSTTSSTLNTTGKSTISTQVTSTITDQTTSSTVRSSTESSSQIITRVTQVDNTTSIYSNTSSSTRTTADAGTLTQSTTSDAGLVNVTSVTDSNGTGTAETTTVKTSAAADATPLTSLMVSVIITITMCFAVNI from the exons ATGGATGAGATATTTGGAGACACAAAGAT GTTGAACTTCGGTGATGTCACTTGGTACGATGGATTCAAGTTGGCCATAGCTGAGAACAGTGCTGCAGGATCGCTGCTGTCCAAGAGTGAAGTGTCTTCCATTACAAGTCCTTTTAATGAGACGCAACGAGCAACACTGCACAAGTTCCTGATCCGCTGGAACAACACGGTGGCTGCCTGGCAGAATGGATCACTGAGCAGCATGTCCTCTAGTGCTGACGTTATGCCGTATAAAAAGCTGAATACACAGTTTAGTCAGTACAAGCAGGACTCCAAGACCGCTAAAGAT AGGGGATATGCATCAATATTTGACCAATTCGACAACACCAAACAAGTATACGATAAGGACGAGAAAAAGAAG AagggtggtgatgatggtgtctGTGCCAAGGTGCGAGTGAGGATTGTACAAGAACTTGTTCTTACGAGAGACGCTTTCAATGCTCGTCTTGAAATTGAGAATGGTGAGGATTCAGCCTTGGAAGACATCAGAGTGACAATCAATATCCAGGCAACGTATGGAGATGGAACTGCTGCTGACAACTTATTTTCTATAG GTTCCCCAAAGCTGTCTGGCCTGACTGGTGTTGATGGAACCGGCTCACTGGGTAGGGGTGTCTCTGGGTCTTCAGAATGGCTCATCATCCCATACTCCACAGCTGCCGTCAAGGATGACACACTGTATGACGTCGGTGGACGACTGTCCTATACTGTTGCTGGGTCCAATTTCTCAGTTCCCCTTCTGCCAGATACCATAACAGTGAAACCAAACCCCAGTCTCATAGTGCACTATTTCCATGAAAAATATGTCCAAGGTGATGATCCAATGACAAAGAACATTACAGAGCCAGTCGTTCCATTTTCTCTTGCTGTCATGATATCTAATGGCGCTTATGGTACAGCACGTCAGTTAAAAATTACATCTGCCCAGCcagaaattattgaaaatgaGAAAGGACtgttaatttcttttaaaataattggtgCACAGTTGGGGAACAAGCCCATTACACCATCCTTGTCGATTAATTTTGGCGATATTGAGtcatttgaaacaaaaacagcgAGGTGGCTGTTAACATCCTCACTAAAAGGCAAGTTCTACAACTACTCTGCTACTTTCGAGAATATCAATCCACTTGGAGACCCACAGCTCTCTGTTCTGGAGAAGCTGGACTATCACGATCTCATCCATTTGGTCCGGATTGAACATCCAGATGATGACCAGCTTGATGATTTCTTGGTCAATGATGTTGTCGACGAAGATGAGTTGCCAGATGCACTCTATGACAGTTCAAATGGGTTCTACTCGACACATGTAGTTGTCAGCCAGGTCGTGAAGTTTCAATTTGTCAAAACGGAGACACGCCAATCCAGCACATACACAACTGTAGACCTTTCAGTATCAGTGTCTAGCAATGATAGCGATGTATATGGTTATACCCGAGTAATTAACAACATAACTCAACTTCCATTGGTCCAGGTAACCAGATCAGACGGAAAACAAATACTAATGGAAAGGAATGCGTGGTTGACGTCTTATTACCATGATGAGCTTTACCTTCACGTCTTTGATTTCTACAGAAACATATCAACAAATGTCATTGCGTCCTACGAGTTAGTATTCGGAAGACGTAACATGTACAGTCCCATTTTCAAAAATCAGACTTATAAATATACACTATATTTGGGAGATGATACAAATGAGCCAATGAAGGTGACTGCTACTGACAAGGCTGGTGACAAGGTGTCTTATGAAATTGAATCTGCAGTAACATATTTCACTGTGGATCGAGAGACCGGATTAATCACAGAGACTAAAGATTTGCAATCTGAAGGTTTATATACTTTCACAGTCATTGCTGTAGATAATGGAATTCCACCTCGGACATCATCAGTTAAtgtcagtatcactgttgtcaAGGAAGAGAAAACCACGCTAGTATCTTCATCCACTACAAGTTCAACTCTCAACACCACTGGGAAATCAACAATTTCCACGCAGGTCACTTCCACGATCACTGACCAAACCACATCATCCACAGTGAGGTCGTCAACTGAATCATCGTCTCAGATCATTACACGCGTGACACAGGTAGACAATACGACTTCGATATATTCTAACACGTCATCATCCACACGAACGACAGCAGATGCAGGAACACTGACACAGAGCACGACCAGTGATGCAGGGCTGGTTAATGTAACCTCTGTAACAGATTCTAATGGTACTGG